From the Manis javanica isolate MJ-LG chromosome 13, MJ_LKY, whole genome shotgun sequence genome, one window contains:
- the LOC140845551 gene encoding uncharacterized protein, producing MRSCCVKPSEGVGVREAQRECPLAACGRWLRDHLQRLCPCLPRTPKCEPEPTVHGTEVPTCRAPWTRVKRKGRKPSVRVEPAPNTSRSTSEATLPPEDADQLAAVKEKQGQFWARRLSSGTTVIRNISWSLLPASDADQPATGQLLPRSRPGSVASDALMASSSNRVHDKGPEEELKIPRMGQARRLAWEPEHVPIIIDATQPSSTLEGQVLHHLVQEEHLEPTVAELEEPRQMQLAPETQGGPASWVEPVQELPETPVLELRPVSPASAPAEPEDILAEASAPRQGPELEPQEPSGSGHGATAVMVPGLAEPETCPDPMNPWDIPGVVSAPVPGPELEPHEPSSPGPVAPAGMTPGLAEPEADPEPISACATITQDVPRTEERTILQFPADLVAEQLTLLCAVSGVGSRGWGWACPVSRAAPDLLSPGVDSCDLGPRPTFPTDSLCALRDSPHPQAFTDHRGTVGLALRDPCRPMRRSGGKVGRAWPGWEGQGRGGVLREVLPGP from the exons TGTGAACCTGAGCCAACTGTccatgggactgaggtccccacATGCAGGGCTCCCTGGACAAGAGtgaagaggaaggggagaaagccCTCGGTACGAGTGGAACCAGCTCCAAACACCAGCCGGAGCACTTCCGAGGCCACCCTCCCTCCCGAGGACGCCGACCAGCTGGCAGCTGTGAAGGAGAAGCAGGGACAGTTCTGGGCAAGAAGGCTGTCTTCAGGGACAACCGTCATCCGGAACATTTCCTGGTCCCTACTCCCTGCAAGTGATGCTGACCAGCCAGCCACGGGCCAGCTGCTCCCACG GTCACGGCCAGGGAGTGTCGCAAGTGATGCCCTCATGGCCTCTTCAAGTAACAGGGTGCATGACAAGGGGCCAGAGGAGGAACTGAAAAT ccccaggatgggacAGGCTAGGcgccttgcctgggagcccgagcatgtGCCCATCATCATCGATGCCACCCAGCCTTCCTCCACCCTGGagggccaagtcctccaccacttggtccaggaggagcacctggagcccacagtggcagagctggaag aaccacggcagatgcagctggccccagagacacagggagggccGGCTTCGTGGGTAGAGCCTGTCCAGGAACTCCCTGAGACCCCGgtgctggagctacggccggtgtcacctgcttcagcccctgcagagccgGAGGACATCCTAGCAGAGGCCTCAGCTCCGAGGCAaggccccgagctggagccccaggagcccTCAGGCAGTGGGCACGGAGCAACTGCCGTAATGGTACCAGGCCTTGCAGAGCCAGAGACATGTCCAGACCCCATGAAcccctgggacatcccaggagtggtctcagCCCCGGTGCcaggccccgagctggagccccatgagccctcgAGCCCGGGTCCCGTGGCACCTGCAGGAATGACACCAggcctggcagagccagaggcGGACCCGGAGCCCATCAGCGCCTGTGCCACGATCACCCAGGACGTGCCGAGGACGGAGGAACGGACCATCCTGCAGTTCCCCGCCGacctggtggccgagcagctgacctTGCTGTGTGCGGTGAGCGGAGTGGGCTCTCGGGGTTGGGGGTGGGCCTgccctgtgtcacgggctgccccagacctgctgtcCCCTGgcgtggactcctgtgatctgggcccacgTCCTACCTTCCCCACGGACTCACTATGTGCCCTGAgagactctcctcacccccaggCCTTCACTGACCACAGggggacagtagggctggcactgagggatccttgcagaccaatgaggaggagtggagggaaggtgggcagggcctggccaggctgggaggggcagggcaggggaggggtgctcagggaggtgctgccagggccttag